The window TTCGGCTGGAAAGGGGTCGAAGATCTGGTCGCCGCTACGCGCTGGCTGCCGCAGCATCGCGTAACCATTATCGGCGGCACACTGGATGAGATTGCCCGCCTGCGCGAGCAACTGCCCGACGACGCCGAAGTGACCTTCAAACCCCAGATACCTCATGCCGAAATCCAGGCTGAGCTGGCAGGAGCGTGCATCGCCGTCCTGCCCAATCGGGCGGGTTCGATCAGCGCCTGGACCTCCCCCCTCAAACTATTCGAATACATGGGCGCCGGCTGCGCCGTCGTTGCCAGCGATCTGCCTTCGATCCGCGAAATCCTCTCACCGGACGAAGCGATGCTGGTGCCGCCGCAGGATCCACGCGCCCTGGCCGAGGCGATACGTACGCTCACCGACAATCCGGAGCGGACCGCTGCCATGGGCCGGCATTTGCGCGAGCGCGCCAGGGAGTTCACCTGGGCCGCCCGCGGCAAGCGGCTGGTCGCGATTCTGAACGAGGCCGTGCATGCAGCCTGATCCTCGCCTGCTCGAGTCCGCGCGTCGCATCCTGATCATCCGGCGCGACAACATCGGCGACCTGTTGCTGACCACGCCGTTGATCGCCGCCGTCCGCCATGCGTCGCCCGAGGCAACCGTCGCCGTGCTGGCCACCAGCTACAACGCCCCCATTCTGGCCGGGAATACCGACATCGACGCCGTATACCGTTACACCAAGGCCAAACACAGCGACCGCCCCAGGATCGCCGCCTGGGTGGACGAAGCACGCGTGTTCATGAACCTGCGCCGCCAGCATTTCGACCTGCTGATACACGCCAACCCGGTGCCTCATCCGCGTACCGGCCGCCTGGCGCGCTTCATCAACGCCCGAGCCAGACTCGGCGTGGTCGGCGAGGGCGAACGAAAGTCCGGATTCAATCTGCCGCTGAAACCATCCGAACTCGAAGGCACGCACCACACCGAACGGGTGTTCTCGCTGCTCAAGCCGTTGGGCGTCGAAGGATCCGCGGGGCCGCTCAAACTGTCCGCACCCGCACCCGGTGGCG is drawn from Gammaproteobacteria bacterium and contains these coding sequences:
- a CDS encoding glycosyltransferase family 9 protein — translated: MQPDPRLLESARRILIIRRDNIGDLLLTTPLIAAVRHASPEATVAVLATSYNAPILAGNTDIDAVYRYTKAKHSDRPRIAAWVDEARVFMNLRRQHFDLLIHANPVPHPRTGRLARFINARARLGVVGEGERKSGFNLPLKPSELEGTHHTERVFSLLKPLGVEGSAGPLKLSAPAPGGEVPVLPNAGPHPLIGIQLSSRKRCNRWPEQSYAALIEALLKHGYDVALFWAPGAEDDPRHPGDDGLAQRLHARQPQTLAMPTRTLPALVGALAQVDAMITPDGGALHIAAALGKPTVALFGCTDPAIWGPWQVPHRICRGETSATDIDPLQVEQALAELLDA